The proteins below come from a single Corynebacterium cystitidis genomic window:
- a CDS encoding isoprenyl transferase, whose amino-acid sequence MNVLERILYPLYEARLKRELRGKKQPKHIAVMADGNRRWAREAGFTDISHGHRVGANKIGELVRWSADTEVEVITIYLLSTENLQRTKDEVELLFDIISTVIEDLATADHTCKVRLVGHLDLLPPEVARRMRSSADTTHEKPGLTVNIAVGYGGRQEIVDAVKSLIDEELATGTPASELADKVTIDSISTHVYTKGQPDPDLVIRTSGEQRLSGFLLWQSAYSEIWFTDTYWPAFRKIDFLRALRDYSQRSRRFGK is encoded by the coding sequence GTGAATGTGCTCGAAAGAATCTTGTACCCGCTGTATGAAGCGCGCCTGAAGCGCGAACTGCGGGGCAAGAAGCAACCGAAGCATATCGCCGTGATGGCAGATGGTAACCGTCGGTGGGCCCGCGAGGCAGGGTTTACCGATATCTCGCATGGCCACCGCGTCGGCGCCAACAAGATTGGTGAACTGGTGCGCTGGAGCGCCGACACCGAGGTCGAAGTTATCACGATTTACCTTTTGTCTACAGAGAATCTGCAGCGGACAAAAGATGAAGTGGAATTGCTGTTCGACATCATCTCTACAGTGATCGAGGATCTTGCCACGGCAGACCACACTTGTAAAGTGCGACTGGTTGGGCACCTCGATTTGCTGCCACCGGAGGTTGCCCGGCGCATGCGCAGCTCCGCGGACACCACGCACGAGAAACCGGGGCTGACAGTCAATATTGCTGTGGGATACGGCGGCAGACAAGAGATCGTCGACGCTGTAAAGTCGCTTATCGACGAAGAGCTGGCGACTGGAACGCCCGCTAGCGAACTCGCAGATAAAGTAACTATTGATTCCATTTCTACGCACGTGTATACCAAAGGCCAGCCCGACCCTGACCTGGTGATTCGCACCTCGGGGGAGCAGCGTTTGAGTGGTTTTCTGCTTTGGCAGTCTGCCTACTCGGAGATCTGGTTTACTGACACATATTGGCCAGCGTTTCGCAAGATTGATTTCTTGCGCGCACTGCGTGATTATTCACAACGATCGCGGCGTTTTGGCAAGTAA